One genomic segment of Oncorhynchus mykiss isolate Arlee chromosome 10, USDA_OmykA_1.1, whole genome shotgun sequence includes these proteins:
- the LOC110534101 gene encoding matrin-3, which produces MEGSEGNSSAHQGSGDGAMNLYATLGLSPEDVDALAQIPENEISVETLPYLIMQLKANRAKQEEQGEASPERDSRQEDTDDGVLSKRDSPPAVPRRSNSHCHTDYRRVEIHSRPERRTETRDSRHNWSSREKPSETQQRFPFSYQVDDFHGVVPKVYPHTCSLCLCMLNSTKEWKDHVNGLSHVEGCRELLRLYPDWKRPDTRKEMSNSIPSRDAISPSRRTPRPAMPYKRQHSSDRVGGEVWSAPERHYLKPKVGTKVVVTKFPLGSVGVEDLMTLAKPFGTVVKHLVFPCKGFLEFDSHKEAVNMVNHFSEKQAFVKGNKLTLYLSPMVCSIHPPRLDEPPEKRPTKQATNTVVCFSHLPPGKERESEILDLAKMFGDVRHSTFSSDQVLIEMVDWKDADIMVKYYHSNPLKINGKSVKVYLSSSLKRLRESPDSTTSRRADSSKGRSSRHKSEETCKTSNSTNEEKPSTGKQPAEKVMEQGEGQQSTSEEVKQDIKEEDVDLENKDLDGKGIQVEPEQCLSGDEVGAGVATKNPASSKSASLVADSKDKGEPEISELLVDDTLEDSDIKAADDPALCDADVSMENMMEQERFHEDDNMDDMDFPENMDDFVTLDELDDSTGGDTPLESKGASWDGKVVHISPIRKGYGNMAVALLKLAEQANVKVVDHAISFLRKEAWLELETTEEVREMVKFYKGKGQLLRKPVSVSMCFSQKKLERPSGRSIYICMLPLQKYSDVSLLRLAQPFGKITGYNLNWHHGKCYIQLESVEAAQKMVKYFQRPHKFYGTLLRVSLCKKGDSLIYWKPPVKYELWLAGQNNRRSRDHQGDEKSNGQSTKSPYPEDVQSPVSDSERVCGDPEGEEASGVEAIPEEEEEKKQKEPLGPYQPDNPVGLDYLVPRTGFFCKLCNIFYTNGETAKSVHCSSEEHYLNLKRKMDIDLG; this is translated from the exons ATGGAGGGCAGTGAGGGAAACAGCTCTGCACACCAAGGATCTGGTGATGGAGCTATGAACTTATATGCCACTCTGGGGCTCTCTCCCGAAGACGTGGATGCTCTGGCCCAGATTCCAGAGAACGAGATCAGTGTGGAGACGTTGCCTTATCTGATAATGCAACTGAAGGCCAATCGAGCCAAGcaagaggagcagggagaggcctccccagagagagacagccgGCAGGAGGATACAGATGATGGAGTCCTTAGCAAACGGGACAGTCCCCCTGCAGTACCTCGCCGGTCAAACAGCCATTGTCACACTGACTATAGGAGAGTGGAGATTCACAGTCGACCAGAGCGGCGGACTGAGACGAGAGATTCCCGTCACAATTGGTCCTCAAGGGAAAAACCATCCGAGACCCAGCAAAGGTTTCCTTTCTCCTATCAAGTGGATGATTTTCATGGAGTTGTGCCCAAGGTTTACCCACACACATGCTCTCTATGCTTATGCATGTTGAATTCTACTAAG GAATGGAAGGATCATGTCAATGGATTAAGCCACGTGGAGGGCTGTCGAGAACTCCTGCGTCT atatcCAGATTGGAAAAGACCTGATACCCGGAAGGAAAT GTCCAACTCCATCCCAAGTAGAGATGCTATTTCACCGTCCAGGAGAACGCCACGTCCTGCTATGCCGTACAAGAGACAACATAGCTCAGACCGCGTAGGAG GTGAAGTCTGGTCTGCACCAGAAAGACACTATTTGAAGCCCAAG GTTGGCACAAAGGTGGTGGTTACAAAATTTCCCCTTGGCTCTGTTGGTGTAGAAGACTTGATGACTTTGGCCAAGCCATTCGGCACGGTTGTAAAACATCTGGTGTTCCCCTGCAAG GGATTCCTGGAGTTTGATTCTCACAAAGAGGCAGTCAATATGGTGAATCACTTCAGTGAAAAGCAAGCATTCGTGAAGGGAAATAAGTTGACTCTGTACCTGTCACCGATGGTGTGCAGTATTCAT CCGCCAAGGTTGGATGAACCACCAGAAAAACGGCCGACCAAACAAGCTACCAATACAGTGGTTTGTTTTTCCCACCTACCTCCTGGGAAGGAAAGAGAATCAGAGATTCTTGATCTCGCCAAGATGTTTGGGGATGTGCGGCATTCAACATTTTCAAGTGATCAG GTCCTGATTGAGATGGTAGATTGGAAGGATGCTGACATTATGGTGAAGTACTACCACTCCAACCCCCTCAAGATCAATGGAAAGAGTGTCAAAGTATACTTGTCATCGTCACTGAAGCGCCTGAG AGAAAGTCCTGACTCCACCACATCCAGAAGAGCAGATTCTAGTAAAGGCCGCAGCAGCAGACACAAGAGCGAGGAGACTTGCAAAACCTCAAACTCCACGAATGAAGAGAAACCCAGTACAGGCAAACAACCTGCTGAGAAAGTGATGGAACAAGGAGAAGGTCAACAAAGCACCTCAGAGGAGGTCAAGCAGGACATCAAGGAGGAGGACGTTGATTTGGAAAACAAAGATCTAGATGGAAAGGGTATCCAGGTGGAACCTGAACAATGCTTGTCAGGTGATGAGGTTGGTGCTGGTGTTGCAACTAAAAACCCTGCTTCTTCCAAAAGTGCTTCTCTGGTGGCTGATTCTAAAGATAAGGGGGAACCCGAAATCTCAGAACTTTTGGTAGACGATACCTTGGAGGATTCTGACATCAAGGCTGCCGATGATCCAGCTCTGTGTGATGCTGACGTTTCAATGGAGAACATGATGGAACAGGAGAGATTTCATGAAGAT gacaatatggATGACATGGATTTCCCTGAGAATATGGATGACTTTGTTACATTGGATGAACTTGACGACAGTACTGGAGGGGACACGCCGCTGG AGTCAAAGGGTGCTTCATGG GATGGAAAAGTTGTCCATATTAGCCCAATTAGAAAGGGCTATGGAAACATGGCGGTGGCCCTATTGAAACTGGCAGAGCAAGCAAACGTGAAAGTTGTCGACCATGCCATATCCTTCCTCAGAAAGGAG GCATGGTTAGAGCTTGAAACTACTGAGGAAGTACGTGAAATGGTGAAATTCTACAAAGGAAAAGGACAGTTGTTGAGGAAACCAGTCAGTGTTAGCATGTGCTTTTCACAGAAAAAGTTGGAG AGGCCTAGTGGGAGATCCATCTACATTTGTATGCTTCCACTCCAGAAGTACTCTGACGTCTCTCTTTTACGACTTGCCCAGCCTTTCGGGAAAATCACTGGCTATAATTTGAACTGGCATCATGGAAAG TGTTATATCCAGTTGGAGAGCGTGGAAGCCGCTCAGAAAATGGTGAAGTACTTCCAACGTCCACACAAGTTCTACGGGACTCTGTTAAGAGTCAGTTTGTGCAAAAAGGGAGACTCACTAATATACTG GAAGCCACCAGTCAAATATGAGCTGTGGTTGGCTGGTCAGAACAACAGAAGATCAAGAGATCATCAAGGAGATGAAAAGTCTAATGGCCAGTCAACCAAAAGCCCCTATCCAGAG GATGTCCAGAGCCCTGTGTCTGACAGTGAGCGGGTCTGTGGGGACCCTGAGGGTGAGGAAGCCAGTGGTGTGGAAGCTatcccagaggaggaggaggagaagaagcagAAGGAACCTCTGGGCCCTTATCAACCTGACAACCCTGTTG GGTTAGACTATCTGGTGCCAAGGACTGGATTCTTCTGCAAGCTGTGCAACATCTTCTACACCAATGGGGAAACAGCCAAATCAGTCCACTGTAGCAGTGAGGAACATTATCTGAACCTTAAG AGAAAGATGGACATAGATCTCGGCTGA
- the LOC110534099 gene encoding transgelin-3, translated as MLRLVLHSSRCPVLTACDSRVGLATRNGTKPDHTYIENFHSLGRARTLEAMANRGPSYGLSREVQEKIDQKYTLDLEARLVDWIILQVEGDIERPESGRLNFQSWLKDGTILCRLINSLYPPGQEPIKKIQETKMVFKQMEKISQFLQSAEAYGVNSGDLFQTVDLWEGKDMAAVQGTLSALGSMALTKDDGQYRGEPDWFHRKAQGNRREFSEEQLRQGRSLIGMQMGGNTGASQSGMRGYGMPRQIM; from the exons ATGTTGAGGTTGGTACTGCACTCCTCAAGATGTCCAGTTTTAACAGCATGTGACTCCAGAGTGGGACTAGCGACCAGGAACGGAACGAAGCCTGACCATACATACATTGAAAATTT TCACTCTCTTGGAAGAGCTCGAACTCTGGAAGCCATGGCAAACAGAGGACCCAGTTATGGGCTGAGTAGGGAGGTTCAGGAGAAGATAGACCAGAAGTATACTCTGGACCTGGAGGCCAGACTGGTGGACTGGATCATCTTGCAGGTTGAGGGGGACATAGAACGACCAGAGTCTGGGAGACTAAACTTCCAGAGCTGGCTCAAGGATGGAACA ATTCTTTGCAGGCTCATTAACAGCCTCTATCCACCTGGTCAAGAGCCCATAAAGAAGATCCAAGAGACAAAGATGGTCTTCAAGCAGATGGAGAAGATCTCTCAGTTCCTGCAGTCAGCTGAAGCTTATGGGGTGAATTCCGGGGACCTTTTCCAGACCGTGGACCTATGGGAAG GGAAAGATATGGCTGCCgtgcaagggaccttgtcagcaCTTGGCAGTATGGCGCTCACAAAGGATGATGGTCAATATCGTGGTGAACCTGATTGGTTTCATAG GAAAGCTCAGGGAAACCGGCGGGAGTTTTCTGAGGAGCAGTTGCGTCAAGGCCGAAGTCTGATTGGCATGCAGATGGGCGGAAACACGGGGGCATCTCAGTCTGGCATGAGGGGGTACGGCATGCCACGCCAGataatgtaa